The genomic window GGCACAAAAAGCACAACAATACAGTACTGATTTTAATATTATGGTTGTACCTTGTGTGAGCCCATGGGGATATGAAACGATCAATCGTTGGAATCCTAACACTGTCGATCCCAATCGCTCATTTTATGCCAATAGCCCAGCAGAAGAATCTGCAGCATTAATGAAATTGGTTCAAGCGCAACACACGCATTTTCTTGCTCATCTTGATTTGCATGAGACCACTGATAGCGATGAAAGTGAATTTAGACCTGCACTTGCTGCACGTGACGGTAAAGAATATATCGTAGATATCGTGCCTGACGGTTTTTATGGTGTTGGTGACAGTGAAAATCCTCAAGATGCTTTCCAAAAAGCCATTATTGATTCAGTACGCCATGTTACTCATATTGCGCCAGCAGACAGTGACGGTAATATAATTGGAGAGCCGATTACACAAGAAGGTGTCATTAATTATCCGTTAAAAGCATTAGGACTATGTGCTAGCGTAACTGATGCTAAATATACTTCAACCACAGAAGTCTACCCGGATAGTCCTCGAGTAACAGATCAAGAATGTAATATGGCACAAGTAGCAGCAATTGTAGGTGCGCTTGAGTATCTAAAACGCCATCATTAAGCTATTTTTTTATTCACGGTAAACCGCGCTATACTATTTTTTCAAGTGTAGCGCGAAGGTCTCTATTATGAACATTTACTTTCACACGATGGATTCACCCATCGGATGTTTAACACTGTACTCTACTGACGACGCACTAACAGCAATCCTTTATCAAGACCAAACACCACAACCAGAAACCGCTACCTACATGCCACAGCATCCATTATTAATTGAATGTAAGCAGCAATTACAACAATATTTTGCGGGTACACGCCAACAATTTAATTTACCATTAGCACCTAAAGGCACTGATTTCCAACAGCGAGTATGGCTGTCATTAAGCACAATTCCATATGGTGTGTGTTGGAGTTATCAGCAACTTGCTATCTCAATTGGCAATATTAAAGCATGCCAAGCAGTAGGAATGGCAAACAGTAAAAATCCACTATCCATTATTATTCCATGTCACCGCGTTATCGGTAAAAATGGCAAATTAACCGGCTATGCTGGCGGGCTAGATAAGAAACGATGCTTGTTAGCTCTAGAGCAACAATATGCTTAATTCCAGCCGATGATCCAAGCTTGATCATTTTTTAAATCATGCCAATCAATGTCATACAGTTTATTTGTCATTACTGCTTGAATAACACATTTTTCAACTTGCTGATTATCATTAAATAATACTGTGACTATCTCAAAATGTTTTTCTTTGTTATCCACAACCACTTTCGTCCATTTGCTATGAAGTAATGCTTTTGGGTTTACAGGATTAGTCATTATTAATTTCCTAGCTGAACATTAGACTTCTACCCTAGCATGCTCTTGCGACAACATATATGCTTGCTCTCGTAAAATATTCATTAAACCACCAAGCTGTTGAACCACGATAGATGCTTGGTCAGTGAAAGGTAAGTCCTCACCATTGGTCACTAAACACGATGGCATATTGGCACGATAAGCTGCTTGTAAATCATAAAGATAATCGCCAACATAGAGTATGTTTTGCGGCGCTAATTGCCATTGTTGAATAATATCAAGTAATGCATCTGGCGCAGGTTTGGGAGGAAAATCTTCACGTGAAACAATACGGTTAAATTGCAAGCAATGGTGATCAATCTTTAGCTTTGCTGCTTGAATACAGTTACGTGTAACAACTGCGGTAGATATATTTTGCTGACGCAGATAAGACAATAAAGCGTAACAACCAGGCATAATAGAAGACTGACGTGCATCCATAATTTCATGCTCAACGACTTTATCTTCAAGTTGCTTTCGGTAAGTAGCGTCGGGAACCTTAGCAATATATTGCAATAGATCGACATCAGCCGCACAATTTAATTGTTGACGTAACCAATCAAAATCTAACGCTGAACTGACAAGAGTATTATCTAAATCAAAAATAACACCACGAATAGTATTGCAAGGGATAGGTGTATACATTCCATTCTCTATCATCAATAAAACGATAATAATAGTTTATGGGCATATGCATTATGTAGCAATTAATAGCATTCAATTGAGCGAGTACGATCACGTCTTATTTTTACATCAAACTACTGAAGAAAACAGTAGCTTGATGGTAAACATGCGTATATTACTAACTAAAAAAAGCCAGTAAGTAAACTGACCCTCAATCGTTGGATACCAATTATTGGGGGTCTTTTATTATTTACAGAATGAATGGATTGTTTTGATTACAGTTCAGTATCAATTGGGGTTGAGCGATGGGTATATTCAATATAAAACAAAGTGATAGCAATACATGAGGTTAATGCCAATGCTGGAAATAATGAATATTGGGGAATTGTTTGCATTATAAACCCACCATTCATTGCACCTGAAATTAAAGAACCCCATAAACACAAGTATTGCATCAACCGTTTACGATCACCTTGCCCCACAATAGCCAATGCCAATAAACGACCAATATTAACCAAATATCCAGTAGCATATGTAAGTGGAATTGATTTTTCAATTGTTAATCGTAACGCGATATTCTGCATTCCCATCGCATAACAAAGAATAAAATTAATTGCAAGAAAAGGCAGGTAAGACTCCATAATAATAGCGACTATCAACACCATTGATACTGAAGCCATTACCACACCACGGTAGAACCGTCGTCCAGATAAAGCGATTAATTCACCAGACATGGAACCGATAATAAAAATACCTAAAATGGCAATATAAATGGCTGCACGAGGATAATCATGATAACTCAGCATCATTCCCATATGGGTCGAGTTGCCACTCATGAAAGATGCAAATACTCCGTTTTTAAGGTGTAAAAAGCCAACCGCATCAACAGTACCTGCAACAAACAATAACAAATAGGGCATTAATGATAAAAAGAACCGTCTTTCATTTAACATTTATTATATATATCCGACTATATTTCCATATTATAACTATCAGTAAACCCTTAGCCCTTTATTTGTTTTAAAAGGCTTTTTACTCGTATTTTGGCTATTGTAATTAAACATTCAGCATGGCAAGTAACTTTAGTTTAGTAAAAAATCACACCATAAAAATAATAATATGGCGTAATAAAAACTCTTTTTAAAAACACTAAAATTATATAAATATCATTAAGGAGTTATTTTTTACTTTTAAAACAATAAATTACAGCTAAAGAATATTACAACTATAAAATTAACAGTCAATTCTAATACTGAATTTTTTATAAATAAGAATATTAAGAGGGAGAATAAATAGAAAAAAATGAAGGTAACAACCGCAGAGATATTACCAATAAAAAGAATAAAAGGTGCAATAACATTATGCTATTTTGCTGTTATTACACCTTTTGATTTAACTAATTATGCATTTAACATATCAAGCGCAATGGCTTCAGCAACTTTAATACCATCGATACCCGCAGATAAAATACCCCCTGCGTAACCAGCACCTTCACCACCAGGATATAATCCTTTAGTATTAATACTTTGGAAGTCTTTTCCACGTTTAATTTGTACAGGAGAAGAAGTTCGTGTTTCAACACCGGTTAGCATGCTATCGGCGTTTGAGAAACCTTTGATCTTTTTATTAAACGCAGGTAATGCTTCACGAATCGCTTCAATCGCATAATCAGGCAAACTGCTACTTAGATCAGTAAACTTAACATTTGGCTTATAAGACGGTTCAACATCACCCATTTGGCTAACTGTTTTACCCGCTAAGAAATCACCAACACATTGCGCAGGTGCATCATAAGTGCTACCACCAAGAACATAAGCGTTACGCTCTAACTTACGTTGTAGCGCAATACCTTGCATTGGATCGTTAGCAAAATCTTGTGGTGAAATACCCACTACAATCGCACTGTTTGCATTACGCTCACTACGCGAATATTGGCTCATACCATTAGTTACCACTGATTCAAGCTCTGATGTTGCGGCAACAACAACGCCACCAGGACACATACAAAAGCTATAAACTGAACGACCATTTTTACAATGGTGAACCAATTTATAATCCGCCGCACCTAACAATGGATGGCCTGCATTTTTACCAAAGCGTGCCGCATCAATAGTTTCTTGCTTATGTTCAATACGGAAACCAACAGAAAATGATTGCGCTTCAAGGTGAACACCTTTGTCATGCAACATCTTAAAGGTATCACGTGCACTATGACCAATCGCTAATGCAACGTGCTTTGACGGGATCACTTCACCTGTCGATAACGTAACGCCAGAGACTTGGCTATCTTCAATATTGATTTCTTCAACGCGAGTTTCAAAACGAATCTCACCGCCAAGTTCAATAATTTTACGACGCATCTTCTCAACCATCGTTACCAATTTGTAGGTACCAATGTGAGGTTTGCTAACATAAATAATTTCAGCGGGTGCGCCCGCTGCAACAAATTCTTGTTTTACTTTAAGACCAAGGAAACGAGGATCTTTTACTTGGCTATATAGTTTACCGTCAGAGAATGTACCTGCACCACCTTCACCAAATTGCACATTTGATTCAGTGTTTAGCTCACGTGTACGCCAAAAACGGAAAGTATCTTTCGCGCGTTCATGCACTGATTTTCCGCGTTCTAGAATAATAGGCTTGAATCCCATCTGCGCCAGAATAAGGCCAGTGAACAAGCCACACGGTCCCATGCCAATAACAATTGGGCGCTCAGTCATGTTTTCAGGCGCTTGAGTTACATATTTATAGCTCGTATCTGGTGATGCTTTCACATGATGATCGTTAGCAAACGTCGTTAGTAATTGCTCTTCATCAACGTCTTTTAAAGTGATATCTAAAGTATAAATCAGATAGATATCATTCTTTTTACGGGCATCATAACCACGTTTAAAGATATGAATATCAACTAGTTGGTCTTTATTTATCGATAACTTGTTGATGACAAAATCATGTAAAGCTACTTCACTATGATCTAACGGTAATTTAACTTCATTAATACGTATCATTAAGTCCACTAACTCGATTGGAAATGCAATAAAATATCTCGGAGAGAATAAACCTAGCCGCAGATAGTGGCAGATTTATACCTTAGCCAAGTATTATCTCACAGACTTTAGTGTTTATCCCAATATTTGCATTATATTCCTATCTAAAACGCCACCATAAAAACAGAATCAAACCTATAAAATAAAAAAAGGCTTATGCCATATGATATAAATATCAGCATAAACCTTATTTTTTAATGAGCTGTATTAATTACAAGTCATTATTTTATTAGCTGACAACGGCCAAATGTTTGTAGGTTGTGAAAGTTAGGTTTAGGTGTTTTGGGATCTATCCATGTCATCCACCCCATATCCAATTTTCCATCCGCTTGTTGCGTGAACTCTGCCCGCATCAAAGCACACAATAATTGTGTTTGTTGTTTATTCTGCCACAGCGATAAATCAGTTAATGTTTGTAGCGGTAATTTACCTTCAACGATATAACCGCTATCGGTTAAACTTGCTTTGGTTTCTAAGCCTTTCCATGTCCAATTACTGTCTAATGATGCCCGTTTTTTATTGACCATGTCATAGCTGGCTTCTGCACTAAACACGCGTGCTTTAGGATCAATTTCCATGGTGTAATAACGCGATAATTGCGCATCTTTGGCAAGGAAAATTTCTACTCGATCAGAATCTAAAATAGCACGCTCAGGATCAGTCCCAATCGCTACATTTGCATCCACCACTGTATATTGAAAATAGAGTGAATCTGCGTTCCACACTGCTTTAAATTCTGTTGCAGGCGCGGGAGTATCACGCCAAGGGAAAGTAAAATCAGTTAACTTTTGAGCTGATTTCCATTCATTATCATGGGCAATACCATCAATAACAGGAGCAACCTTGGCATGATTAATATTATATACCGCAGCCACGGAGGCACCTGTTTCAGCAACTACGTTATAACTTGCCATACTCGCCGTCACTGCGGCAGCTATGATAACTAATTTATTCATTCCAATATCCTTATTTATTGTTTTTAGTTAATCCACAATGAATCAGAAAAAAAGCCGATCTAACACGTAAATCGGCTTGAACTTACCTGACTTTCAACTTATTACATTGACGTTATTGTTATTTATTCGACTAGCTCAACGACAGCGGTTGCGGCTAATAAAAATGCGCCAGCACCGTAATCAATATTATGTTCAAAGGCGACATCACGCGGATTAAATGCAGGTAACTGTACCCAACCGATCATGCCATTATCGTGAATACAACTTTGCAGTGCCGTCCATGAGGTTTCAACTACTGGCAGGTATATTTCAGCATCAAGATGACCGTGCTTAATTCCCCACGCTAAGCCGTAACAGAACAACGCCGTGGCACTGCTTTCTGGGGCGGGGAAATTTTCAGGATCAAGTAAACTTGTACGCCAAAAACCATCAGCTTGTTGATATTTAATTACTTCTGCAGCAAGTGAGGTAAACAACGCTAAATATTTTTCACGCTGCGGATAATCTTCAGGCATACGGGCTAATAAACGTGGCACAGCAGCTAATACCCAACCAATACCACGACTCCAGAAAACTTTATTACCGTTAGCTTCACGTAGTTCACCACCATTACCATCAGGAATATAACGATAATCACGGTAAAATAAACCCGTTTCAGGATCGAGTAGATGATCTACCGAATCCCAAAATGCGGTATTCATATAATCAAGGTATTTAGGATCCCCCGTACGTTGGGTTAGTGCAGCAAATGCTGGCGGGGCCATAAATAAGGAATCACACCACCACCAATCTTTACGACCAGCTTGTGGACTATCAACCATAATATCTAACGCTTTAATGGTTGGCTCTAACGCTTCAATTTGATCAATTAATGGATAAACATCAAGGTAGGCTTGGCAGCAAATATGATCATCAGCAAAACGCTCATTCGGACCAGATCTAAAACCAGTATGAAGGGTATAATTCATTACGCCATCAAGGTATTCATTATCATCTGTTGCTAACCATGCTGCAGAGACACATGACCAAAATACGCCACGCTCCCAGTCAGTATCTTTAATAAAACGGGTTTTACCGCTGCGACGGACCACACTGCGGGTTTGATTTTGTGCTTGGTAACGATAAACACGCTTCATTGCCGTTAAAATCGTTTCTTTTGAACCTAATGCTGCCATGATCTGCTCTCCTTAGCGTGCTAACCAACCACCATCAACAGCGATGGTGTAACCATTAATATAATCACTCGCACTTGATGCTAAAAAGACCGCAGGGCCTTCTAAATCAGACGGTAATCCCCAGCGATTAGCTGGAATACGCTCTAAAATTGCCGCATTACGATCAGCGTCGGCACGTAGTGCTTCAGTGTTATCTGTCGCCATATAACCTGGAGCAATCGCATTAACATTAATATTATATTCAGCGAGTTCAGTTGCTAATGCGCGGGTTAACCCCATAACTGCAGATTTACTTGCGGTGTATGACGGTACGCGAATACCACCTTGGAAAGATAACATTGAAGCGATATTTATGATTTTGCCGCCATTACCTTGTTCAACAAAACGTTTAGCAACCGCTTGTGATAAGAAGAACAGTGTTTTTTGGTTAATATTAATCACATCATCCCAATCACTTTCAGAAAATTTAAGTAGATCTTGACGACGAATAATGCCAGCGTTGTTAATTAAAATATCAACATGCCCCATCACTTCTACTGCTTCTGCAACGATGCTTTCAAGCTTATCTTGCTGCATTAAGTTAGCGGTAATGTAATGAAATTTACGTCCTAATGCTTCTACTTGTACTTGAGTTTCAGGCGCTGCTTGATGACCAATCCCAACAATATCAGCCCCTGCTTTTGCAAGTCCTAGTGCCATACCTTGACCAAGACCTGTATTACAACCAGTCACAATCGCAACTTTACCGCTTAAATCAAACATATTCATCGAGTTCTATCCTTGTATAGTAACGCTAACAATAGTGGCCAGCGTTACCAGCT from Photobacterium toruni includes these protein-coding regions:
- a CDS encoding M14 family metallopeptidase gives rise to the protein MDNSFGYAIGTPGIKWNATEKAAWLAQTTIKRSYLEQVVAHIHTLSEKFDVEQYGALSYSPEKYPLFVIKTRHWSDTKPTILITGGIHGYETSGVHGALTFLAQKAQQYSTDFNIMVVPCVSPWGYETINRWNPNTVDPNRSFYANSPAEESAALMKLVQAQHTHFLAHLDLHETTDSDESEFRPALAARDGKEYIVDIVPDGFYGVGDSENPQDAFQKAIIDSVRHVTHIAPADSDGNIIGEPITQEGVINYPLKALGLCASVTDAKYTSTTEVYPDSPRVTDQECNMAQVAAIVGALEYLKRHH
- a CDS encoding methylated-DNA--[protein]-cysteine S-methyltransferase gives rise to the protein MNIYFHTMDSPIGCLTLYSTDDALTAILYQDQTPQPETATYMPQHPLLIECKQQLQQYFAGTRQQFNLPLAPKGTDFQQRVWLSLSTIPYGVCWSYQQLAISIGNIKACQAVGMANSKNPLSIIIPCHRVIGKNGKLTGYAGGLDKKRCLLALEQQYA
- a CDS encoding TIGR02450 family Trp-rich protein — encoded protein: MTNPVNPKALLHSKWTKVVVDNKEKHFEIVTVLFNDNQQVEKCVIQAVMTNKLYDIDWHDLKNDQAWIIGWN
- a CDS encoding HAD family hydrolase, with the translated sequence MYTPIPCNTIRGVIFDLDNTLVSSALDFDWLRQQLNCAADVDLLQYIAKVPDATYRKQLEDKVVEHEIMDARQSSIMPGCYALLSYLRQQNISTAVVTRNCIQAAKLKIDHHCLQFNRIVSREDFPPKPAPDALLDIIQQWQLAPQNILYVGDYLYDLQAAYRANMPSCLVTNGEDLPFTDQASIVVQQLGGLMNILREQAYMLSQEHARVEV
- a CDS encoding YoaK family protein, with translation MLNERRFFLSLMPYLLLFVAGTVDAVGFLHLKNGVFASFMSGNSTHMGMMLSYHDYPRAAIYIAILGIFIIGSMSGELIALSGRRFYRGVVMASVSMVLIVAIIMESYLPFLAINFILCYAMGMQNIALRLTIEKSIPLTYATGYLVNIGRLLALAIVGQGDRKRLMQYLCLWGSLISGAMNGGFIMQTIPQYSLFPALALTSCIAITLFYIEYTHRSTPIDTEL
- a CDS encoding NAD(P)/FAD-dependent oxidoreductase; its protein translation is MIRINEVKLPLDHSEVALHDFVINKLSINKDQLVDIHIFKRGYDARKKNDIYLIYTLDITLKDVDEEQLLTTFANDHHVKASPDTSYKYVTQAPENMTERPIVIGMGPCGLFTGLILAQMGFKPIILERGKSVHERAKDTFRFWRTRELNTESNVQFGEGGAGTFSDGKLYSQVKDPRFLGLKVKQEFVAAGAPAEIIYVSKPHIGTYKLVTMVEKMRRKIIELGGEIRFETRVEEINIEDSQVSGVTLSTGEVIPSKHVALAIGHSARDTFKMLHDKGVHLEAQSFSVGFRIEHKQETIDAARFGKNAGHPLLGAADYKLVHHCKNGRSVYSFCMCPGGVVVAATSELESVVTNGMSQYSRSERNANSAIVVGISPQDFANDPMQGIALQRKLERNAYVLGGSTYDAPAQCVGDFLAGKTVSQMGDVEPSYKPNVKFTDLSSSLPDYAIEAIREALPAFNKKIKGFSNADSMLTGVETRTSSPVQIKRGKDFQSINTKGLYPGGEGAGYAGGILSAGIDGIKVAEAIALDMLNA
- a CDS encoding carbohydrate-binding family 9-like protein; translated protein: MNKLVIIAAAVTASMASYNVVAETGASVAAVYNINHAKVAPVIDGIAHDNEWKSAQKLTDFTFPWRDTPAPATEFKAVWNADSLYFQYTVVDANVAIGTDPERAILDSDRVEIFLAKDAQLSRYYTMEIDPKARVFSAEASYDMVNKKRASLDSNWTWKGLETKASLTDSGYIVEGKLPLQTLTDLSLWQNKQQTQLLCALMRAEFTQQADGKLDMGWMTWIDPKTPKPNFHNLQTFGRCQLIK
- a CDS encoding glycoside hydrolase family 88/105 protein; its protein translation is MAALGSKETILTAMKRVYRYQAQNQTRSVVRRSGKTRFIKDTDWERGVFWSCVSAAWLATDDNEYLDGVMNYTLHTGFRSGPNERFADDHICCQAYLDVYPLIDQIEALEPTIKALDIMVDSPQAGRKDWWWCDSLFMAPPAFAALTQRTGDPKYLDYMNTAFWDSVDHLLDPETGLFYRDYRYIPDGNGGELREANGNKVFWSRGIGWVLAAVPRLLARMPEDYPQREKYLALFTSLAAEVIKYQQADGFWRTSLLDPENFPAPESSATALFCYGLAWGIKHGHLDAEIYLPVVETSWTALQSCIHDNGMIGWVQLPAFNPRDVAFEHNIDYGAGAFLLAATAVVELVE
- the kduD gene encoding 2-dehydro-3-deoxy-D-gluconate 5-dehydrogenase KduD; translated protein: MNMFDLSGKVAIVTGCNTGLGQGMALGLAKAGADIVGIGHQAAPETQVQVEALGRKFHYITANLMQQDKLESIVAEAVEVMGHVDILINNAGIIRRQDLLKFSESDWDDVININQKTLFFLSQAVAKRFVEQGNGGKIINIASMLSFQGGIRVPSYTASKSAVMGLTRALATELAEYNINVNAIAPGYMATDNTEALRADADRNAAILERIPANRWGLPSDLEGPAVFLASSASDYINGYTIAVDGGWLAR